From the Saccharomonospora marina XMU15 genome, the window GAGGCGGCACAGCTGTACGACCACTTCTACGTGCACTACGCGGGAGCCGCCGTGGAGCACGTGTTCTCGGTGGCGGCGGGCCTCGATTCGATGGTGGTAGGCGAAACCCAGATCCTCGGGCAGGTCCGTGCCGCCTACGCCACCGCGCGCGAGGCGGGCACGGTCGGCCGCGGTATGCACGAGCTGATCCAGACGACGCTTCGAGTCGGCAAGCGGGTGCACGCCGAGACCGGCCTCGACACGCTCGGCGCTTCCGTGGTGTCGGAGGCGCTGGCCGCGGCCGGTGAGCTGGTGGGCAAGCGGGCACTGATCGTCGGCGCGGGTTCGATGGGCGCACTCGCGGCCTCACGGCTGCGCAAGGCAGGCATCGGTGAACTCGCCGTCGCCAACCGCACGCTCTCCAACGCCTCCCGACTGGCCGATTCGGTGGCTGAACAGGGCATCAGCGCGCGTGCGGTGTCGATGGCAGAGCTGGACACCGCCGTCGAATGGGCCGACGTCGTCGTGTCGTGCACCGGCGCCAAGGGTGCCGTGCTCGCCGCGGAGCACGTCGGCCCGCGAGAGGACTCGCCGCTGGTCATCTGCGACCTCGGGCTGCCGAGGGACGTCGAGCCGGAGGTCGCCGAGCTCCCCGGGGTGCAGGTGGTGGACCTGGAGACAGTGCGCGCGCGGATGCGCAGGACCGGCTCGGCGACGACGGACAGGCAACTCGCGCTCGCCTCCGGCATCGTGCTGGACGAGGTCCGTGCCTACCTTGCCAGCCAGCGCAGCTCCGCTGTCACACCCACCGTGACCGCGCTGCGCAAGCGGGCGGCGGAGGTGGTGGACGCCGAGCTGCTGCGGCTGGACCGGCGGCTGCCCGAACTCGACGCCGAGGTCAGGGAGGAGCTTTCCCGCACGGTCCGCAGGGTCGTCGACAAGCTCCTGCACACCCCCACCGTGCGCGTGAAGCAACTGGCCGCCGAGACGGCTGACACCGACTACGCGAGTGCGTTGCGCGAGCTGTTCGGGCTCGACCCGCAGCTGCCGAACGTGGTGTCCAGCCCGTCGGTGACCGCCAAGCACGACCAGATCGACGGTGACGCACGTGGCTGACAGGACCATCCGGATCGGCACGAGGGGCAGCAAACTCGCTCTCGCGCAGACCGGCACGATCGCCAAGCGGCTCGAGGAAGCCGGGCACGAAGTCGAGATCGTCACGGTCTCAACGCCCGGCGACCGCTCCAGCGCGCCGATCGCCGAGATCGGTGTCGGGGTGTTCACCTCCGCGCTGCGGGACGCGCTGCTGAACAAGCAGGTCGACGTGGCGGTGCACTCCTACAAGGACCTGCCGACGGCGGCGGAACCCGGCCTCTCACTCGCCGCGGTGCCGCCGAGGGAGGACCCAAGAGACGCGCTCGTCGCGCGGGACGGGCTGACGCTCGGTGAGCTTCCACCTGGCTCCGTCGTCGGCACCGGGGCGCCGCGGCGGATGGCGCAGCTTCGCGCGCTCGGTCTCGGCCTCGAGGTGGTTCCCATCAGGGGCAACATCGACACCCGCATCGGCAAGGTCACCTCGGGTGAACTCGACGCCGTCGTGCTCGCCCGCGCGGGCCTGGCCAGGGTGGGCAAGCTGGATGTGGTCACCGAGACCCTGGACCCCATCCAGGTTCTGCCCGCACCCGCTCAGGGTGCGCTCGCGGTGGAGACCCGCGTCGACGACGTGGACACCGAACACCTGATTCACTCCCTTGTGGACGATGCGCCGACAAGGGCCTCGGCGGCCGCCGAGCGGGCCATGCTGGCCGCGCTCGAGGCAGGTTGCAGCGCACCCGTGGGTGCGCTGGCCGAGGTGGTGGAGGACCTCGACAGTGAGGGCGCGGTCATCGAACGCCTCTCGCTGCGTGGGATCGCCGCCGTCGATGTCGAGGGCGACGCGGTGCGAATCCTTCGCGCGTCGGCCATCGCCGAGAAACACGAGGCGGAGCAACTGGGCCGTGCGCTGGCCGCCGAGTTGCTCGACCTCGGTGCCGGGGCACTGTCTCATTGAACGTCTCACCGGACTTCTCACTGAGCGTTGCACTGAACACCGCCCCACCGAACATCGAACGAAAGACCGTAACCGCTCGGCCGGCTCCTGAGAACGGCCGAATACGAGGAGAGACGACGTAGATGACCACCCGCGCACGCAAGACCACGGGGCGTGTCGCCTTCGTGGGCTCGGGGCCCGGCGACGCCGGACTGCTGACGGTTCGCGCCCAGGAACTGCTCGCGAAGGCGGAACTGGTGGTGACCGATCCGGACGTGCCCGCGGGGGCACTCGCCTACGCGGGCGCGGACGCCGAAGTCCGGCCCGCCGTGGGGGAGCCCGGCGATGTCGCCAAGGACCTGGCCGCCGAGGCCAAGGCGGGCAGGCTCGTGCTGCGGCTGGTCTCCGGTGACCCGCTCACACAGCCTGCCGTCGTCGCGGAAGTGCAGGCTGTCTCGCGCACCAGCGCCGTATTCGACGTCGTGCCCGGGGTCTCGCCG encodes:
- a CDS encoding glutamyl-tRNA reductase yields the protein MSVLAIGLSHRTADLATLERAAVPASEVAKVLHELQQAEHVCEVMLLSTCNRIEVYAVVETFHGGLADVSEVLARQAGVEAAQLYDHFYVHYAGAAVEHVFSVAAGLDSMVVGETQILGQVRAAYATAREAGTVGRGMHELIQTTLRVGKRVHAETGLDTLGASVVSEALAAAGELVGKRALIVGAGSMGALAASRLRKAGIGELAVANRTLSNASRLADSVAEQGISARAVSMAELDTAVEWADVVVSCTGAKGAVLAAEHVGPREDSPLVICDLGLPRDVEPEVAELPGVQVVDLETVRARMRRTGSATTDRQLALASGIVLDEVRAYLASQRSSAVTPTVTALRKRAAEVVDAELLRLDRRLPELDAEVREELSRTVRRVVDKLLHTPTVRVKQLAAETADTDYASALRELFGLDPQLPNVVSSPSVTAKHDQIDGDARG
- the hemC gene encoding hydroxymethylbilane synthase, whose amino-acid sequence is MADRTIRIGTRGSKLALAQTGTIAKRLEEAGHEVEIVTVSTPGDRSSAPIAEIGVGVFTSALRDALLNKQVDVAVHSYKDLPTAAEPGLSLAAVPPREDPRDALVARDGLTLGELPPGSVVGTGAPRRMAQLRALGLGLEVVPIRGNIDTRIGKVTSGELDAVVLARAGLARVGKLDVVTETLDPIQVLPAPAQGALAVETRVDDVDTEHLIHSLVDDAPTRASAAAERAMLAALEAGCSAPVGALAEVVEDLDSEGAVIERLSLRGIAAVDVEGDAVRILRASAIAEKHEAEQLGRALAAELLDLGAGALSH